A genome region from Actinopolymorpha sp. NPDC004070 includes the following:
- a CDS encoding biotin--[acetyl-CoA-carboxylase] ligase, producing MSSPYVDLDRPPLAAAGLRSTLVRPGRLVADLRVVAETGSTNADVRALAVVGAPEGTLVTTDYQSAGRGRLLREWTSPPRSGLMFSLLLRPVEVPAQHWPWLPLLTGCAVVEAVESVAGVRLRLKWPNDVLLDDRKLCGILLERVETPTGSAAVVGVGLNVTTTAAELPGTHATSLRLAGATTTDRATLLVAVVRTLEALYAAWRTGADDPRDLSHDLHGGLRAAYRARCATVGRDVRVQLAPDRWLEGRAMDVDEGGRLVVRTTDGDHALGAGDVVHVR from the coding sequence ATGTCGTCCCCGTACGTCGACCTGGACCGGCCGCCCCTCGCGGCGGCCGGTCTGCGGTCGACGCTGGTGCGTCCCGGCCGGCTGGTCGCCGACCTGAGGGTGGTCGCCGAGACCGGGTCCACCAACGCCGACGTCCGGGCGCTCGCCGTCGTCGGCGCGCCCGAGGGCACGCTGGTCACCACCGACTACCAGAGCGCGGGCCGCGGCCGGCTCCTGCGCGAATGGACCTCTCCGCCCCGGTCCGGGCTGATGTTCTCGCTGCTGCTGCGCCCGGTCGAGGTCCCCGCCCAGCACTGGCCGTGGCTGCCGCTGCTCACCGGGTGCGCCGTGGTCGAGGCGGTGGAGTCGGTGGCCGGCGTACGGCTCCGGCTGAAGTGGCCCAACGACGTACTCCTGGACGACCGCAAGCTGTGCGGCATCCTGCTCGAGCGCGTGGAGACCCCCACCGGATCGGCCGCCGTGGTCGGCGTCGGGCTGAACGTCACCACGACCGCCGCCGAGCTTCCCGGCACCCACGCCACCTCGCTGCGGCTTGCCGGCGCCACCACCACCGACCGCGCCACCCTCCTGGTCGCGGTGGTCCGGACGCTGGAGGCGCTGTACGCGGCGTGGCGGACCGGTGCCGACGATCCGCGCGACCTGTCCCACGATCTGCATGGCGGGCTGCGGGCCGCCTACCGCGCCCGGTGTGCGACCGTGGGCCGGGACGTGCGGGTCCAGCTGGCGCCCGACCGCTGGCTCGAGGGGCGGGCGATGGACGTGGACGAGGGCGGCCGGCTCGTGGTGCGTACCACCGACGGTGACCACGCGCTCGGTGCCGGTGACGTGGTGCACGTGCGCTGA
- a CDS encoding PH domain-containing protein: protein MGIPSKMLGDGEQVYLSMRTHWKIMIGPVVLFFLTLGAALVLISLVPGGAYQPFVQMFIVAAAVVGVLVYAVWPALTWLSSTYAVTDRRLITRTGVITRTGRDIPLTRINDVASERGLTDRILGCGTLVVWSAGEQGRVTLPDVPHVETVQRTLSELVFAREDDDDETPTRRQRTRSDGPRTRRDYERPY from the coding sequence ATGGGCATCCCGTCGAAGATGCTGGGCGACGGCGAGCAGGTCTACCTCAGCATGCGTACGCACTGGAAGATCATGATCGGGCCGGTCGTGTTGTTCTTCCTCACCCTCGGCGCGGCCCTGGTGCTGATCTCACTGGTGCCCGGCGGTGCCTACCAGCCGTTCGTCCAGATGTTCATCGTCGCCGCGGCCGTGGTGGGCGTACTCGTCTACGCCGTCTGGCCGGCCCTCACCTGGTTGTCCTCCACCTACGCGGTCACCGACCGGCGGCTGATCACCCGTACCGGCGTCATCACCCGCACCGGCCGCGACATCCCGCTCACCCGCATCAACGACGTGGCCAGCGAACGCGGCCTCACCGACCGGATCCTCGGCTGCGGCACCCTCGTCGTCTGGTCGGCGGGGGAGCAGGGCCGGGTCACCCTGCCCGACGTGCCGCACGTGGAGACGGTCCAGCGCACGTTGTCCGAACTCGTCTTCGCCCGCGAGGACGACGATGACGAGACGCCGACCCGCCGGCAGCGCACGCGCTCGGACGGTCCCCGGACCCGCCGCGACTACGAGCGGCCGTACTGA